A stretch of Oncorhynchus mykiss isolate Arlee chromosome 14, USDA_OmykA_1.1, whole genome shotgun sequence DNA encodes these proteins:
- the dnd1 gene encoding dead end protein 1 isoform X1 gives MEERSSQQVLNPERLKALEMWLQETDVKLTQVNGQRKYGGPPDDWLGAPPGPGCEVFISQIPRDVFEDQLIPLFRAVGPLWEFRLMMNFSGQNRGFAYAKYDSPASAAAAIRSLHGRALESGARLSVRRSTEKRQLCLGELPTSTRREQLLQVLLDFSEGVEGVSLRAGPREQGLSAVVVYASHHAASMAKKVLIEAFKKRFGLAITLKWQSSSRPKHEEPPRPSKTPPSPKPPHCSLLDSPRPPLRLAQRQLPAFSRAVRAPPPMVHAAPESLREVTVVPPVDAAALLQGVCEVYGQGKPLYDLQYRHMGPDGFLCFSYRVYVPGLATPFTGMVQTLPGPTPGAIQEEARRATAQQVLSALYRA, from the exons ATGGAGGAGCGTTCAAGTCAG CAGGTGTTGAACCCGGAGCGACTGAAGGCGCTGGAGATGTGGCTGCAGGAGACTGACGTCAAACTGACCCAAGTCAATGGCCAGAGAAAATATGGAGGTCCACCTGATG ATTGGCTTGGCGCCCCCCCTGGGCCGGGCTGTGAGGTGTTCATCAGCCAGATCCCGCGGGATGTCTTTGAGGACCAGCTGATTCCGCTGTTCCGTGCGGTGGGCCCTCTCTGGGAGTTCCGCCTCATGATGAACTTCAGCGGACAGAACCGTGGCTTTGCCTACGCCAAGTACGACAGCCCTGCCTCGGCCGCTGCCGCCATCCGCTCGTTGCATGGCCGTGCCCTGGAGTCAGGGGCACGCCTCAGTGTACGGCGCAGCACAGAGAAACGTCAGCTCTGTCTTGGGGAGCTGCCCACCAGCACAAGGAGGGAGCAACTGCTGCAG GTGCTGCTGGACTTCTCTGAGGGGGTAGAGGGCGTGTCCCTGAGAGCAGGGCCTCGGGAACAGGGGCTGTCTGCAGTGGTGGTCTATGCCTCCCACCATGCAGCTTCCATGGCCAAGAAGGTGCTGATTGAAG cctTTAAGAAACGCTTTGGGCTGGCCATCACTTTGAAGTGGCAGTCCTCTTCTAGGCCCAAGCACGAAGAGCCTCCCAGACCCTCCAAAACGCCTCCTTCTCCCAAACCTCCCCACTGCTCCCTCCTCGACAGCCCCCGGCCTCCCCTGCGCCTCGCCCAGCGTCAGCTCCCTGCCTTCTCCCGGGCTGTGAGGGCACCCCCTCCCATGGTGCACGCTGCTCCTGAATCCCTCAGGGAGGTGACCGTGGTGCCTCCTGTGGATGCAGCAGCCCTgctccagggtgtgtgtgaggtgtacgGGCAGGGGAAGCCCCTCTATGACCTGCAGTACCGCCACATGGGGCCTGACGGGTTCCTGTGCTTCAGCTACCGGGTGTATGTGCCGGGGCTGGCCACACCCTTCACTGGGATGGTGCAGACACTGCCCGGTCCCACCCCTGGAGCCATACAGGAAGAGGCTCGCAGAGCTACAGCCCAGCAGGTCCTCAGCGCTCTGTACAGGGCCTGA
- the dnd1 gene encoding dead end protein 1 translates to MEERSSQVLNPERLKALEMWLQETDVKLTQVNGQRKYGGPPDDWLGAPPGPGCEVFISQIPRDVFEDQLIPLFRAVGPLWEFRLMMNFSGQNRGFAYAKYDSPASAAAAIRSLHGRALESGARLSVRRSTEKRQLCLGELPTSTRREQLLQVLLDFSEGVEGVSLRAGPREQGLSAVVVYASHHAASMAKKVLIEAFKKRFGLAITLKWQSSSRPKHEEPPRPSKTPPSPKPPHCSLLDSPRPPLRLAQRQLPAFSRAVRAPPPMVHAAPESLREVTVVPPVDAAALLQGVCEVYGQGKPLYDLQYRHMGPDGFLCFSYRVYVPGLATPFTGMVQTLPGPTPGAIQEEARRATAQQVLSALYRA, encoded by the exons ATGGAGGAGCGTTCAAGTCAG GTGTTGAACCCGGAGCGACTGAAGGCGCTGGAGATGTGGCTGCAGGAGACTGACGTCAAACTGACCCAAGTCAATGGCCAGAGAAAATATGGAGGTCCACCTGATG ATTGGCTTGGCGCCCCCCCTGGGCCGGGCTGTGAGGTGTTCATCAGCCAGATCCCGCGGGATGTCTTTGAGGACCAGCTGATTCCGCTGTTCCGTGCGGTGGGCCCTCTCTGGGAGTTCCGCCTCATGATGAACTTCAGCGGACAGAACCGTGGCTTTGCCTACGCCAAGTACGACAGCCCTGCCTCGGCCGCTGCCGCCATCCGCTCGTTGCATGGCCGTGCCCTGGAGTCAGGGGCACGCCTCAGTGTACGGCGCAGCACAGAGAAACGTCAGCTCTGTCTTGGGGAGCTGCCCACCAGCACAAGGAGGGAGCAACTGCTGCAG GTGCTGCTGGACTTCTCTGAGGGGGTAGAGGGCGTGTCCCTGAGAGCAGGGCCTCGGGAACAGGGGCTGTCTGCAGTGGTGGTCTATGCCTCCCACCATGCAGCTTCCATGGCCAAGAAGGTGCTGATTGAAG cctTTAAGAAACGCTTTGGGCTGGCCATCACTTTGAAGTGGCAGTCCTCTTCTAGGCCCAAGCACGAAGAGCCTCCCAGACCCTCCAAAACGCCTCCTTCTCCCAAACCTCCCCACTGCTCCCTCCTCGACAGCCCCCGGCCTCCCCTGCGCCTCGCCCAGCGTCAGCTCCCTGCCTTCTCCCGGGCTGTGAGGGCACCCCCTCCCATGGTGCACGCTGCTCCTGAATCCCTCAGGGAGGTGACCGTGGTGCCTCCTGTGGATGCAGCAGCCCTgctccagggtgtgtgtgaggtgtacgGGCAGGGGAAGCCCCTCTATGACCTGCAGTACCGCCACATGGGGCCTGACGGGTTCCTGTGCTTCAGCTACCGGGTGTATGTGCCGGGGCTGGCCACACCCTTCACTGGGATGGTGCAGACACTGCCCGGTCCCACCCCTGGAGCCATACAGGAAGAGGCTCGCAGAGCTACAGCCCAGCAGGTCCTCAGCGCTCTGTACAGGGCCTGA
- the dnd1 gene encoding dead end protein 1 isoform X3 produces MVLNPERLKALEMWLQETDVKLTQVNGQRKYGGPPDDWLGAPPGPGCEVFISQIPRDVFEDQLIPLFRAVGPLWEFRLMMNFSGQNRGFAYAKYDSPASAAAAIRSLHGRALESGARLSVRRSTEKRQLCLGELPTSTRREQLLQVLLDFSEGVEGVSLRAGPREQGLSAVVVYASHHAASMAKKVLIEAFKKRFGLAITLKWQSSSRPKHEEPPRPSKTPPSPKPPHCSLLDSPRPPLRLAQRQLPAFSRAVRAPPPMVHAAPESLREVTVVPPVDAAALLQGVCEVYGQGKPLYDLQYRHMGPDGFLCFSYRVYVPGLATPFTGMVQTLPGPTPGAIQEEARRATAQQVLSALYRA; encoded by the exons ATG GTGTTGAACCCGGAGCGACTGAAGGCGCTGGAGATGTGGCTGCAGGAGACTGACGTCAAACTGACCCAAGTCAATGGCCAGAGAAAATATGGAGGTCCACCTGATG ATTGGCTTGGCGCCCCCCCTGGGCCGGGCTGTGAGGTGTTCATCAGCCAGATCCCGCGGGATGTCTTTGAGGACCAGCTGATTCCGCTGTTCCGTGCGGTGGGCCCTCTCTGGGAGTTCCGCCTCATGATGAACTTCAGCGGACAGAACCGTGGCTTTGCCTACGCCAAGTACGACAGCCCTGCCTCGGCCGCTGCCGCCATCCGCTCGTTGCATGGCCGTGCCCTGGAGTCAGGGGCACGCCTCAGTGTACGGCGCAGCACAGAGAAACGTCAGCTCTGTCTTGGGGAGCTGCCCACCAGCACAAGGAGGGAGCAACTGCTGCAG GTGCTGCTGGACTTCTCTGAGGGGGTAGAGGGCGTGTCCCTGAGAGCAGGGCCTCGGGAACAGGGGCTGTCTGCAGTGGTGGTCTATGCCTCCCACCATGCAGCTTCCATGGCCAAGAAGGTGCTGATTGAAG cctTTAAGAAACGCTTTGGGCTGGCCATCACTTTGAAGTGGCAGTCCTCTTCTAGGCCCAAGCACGAAGAGCCTCCCAGACCCTCCAAAACGCCTCCTTCTCCCAAACCTCCCCACTGCTCCCTCCTCGACAGCCCCCGGCCTCCCCTGCGCCTCGCCCAGCGTCAGCTCCCTGCCTTCTCCCGGGCTGTGAGGGCACCCCCTCCCATGGTGCACGCTGCTCCTGAATCCCTCAGGGAGGTGACCGTGGTGCCTCCTGTGGATGCAGCAGCCCTgctccagggtgtgtgtgaggtgtacgGGCAGGGGAAGCCCCTCTATGACCTGCAGTACCGCCACATGGGGCCTGACGGGTTCCTGTGCTTCAGCTACCGGGTGTATGTGCCGGGGCTGGCCACACCCTTCACTGGGATGGTGCAGACACTGCCCGGTCCCACCCCTGGAGCCATACAGGAAGAGGCTCGCAGAGCTACAGCCCAGCAGGTCCTCAGCGCTCTGTACAGGGCCTGA
- the dnd1 gene encoding dead end protein 1 isoform X2, giving the protein MQVLNPERLKALEMWLQETDVKLTQVNGQRKYGGPPDDWLGAPPGPGCEVFISQIPRDVFEDQLIPLFRAVGPLWEFRLMMNFSGQNRGFAYAKYDSPASAAAAIRSLHGRALESGARLSVRRSTEKRQLCLGELPTSTRREQLLQVLLDFSEGVEGVSLRAGPREQGLSAVVVYASHHAASMAKKVLIEAFKKRFGLAITLKWQSSSRPKHEEPPRPSKTPPSPKPPHCSLLDSPRPPLRLAQRQLPAFSRAVRAPPPMVHAAPESLREVTVVPPVDAAALLQGVCEVYGQGKPLYDLQYRHMGPDGFLCFSYRVYVPGLATPFTGMVQTLPGPTPGAIQEEARRATAQQVLSALYRA; this is encoded by the exons ATG CAGGTGTTGAACCCGGAGCGACTGAAGGCGCTGGAGATGTGGCTGCAGGAGACTGACGTCAAACTGACCCAAGTCAATGGCCAGAGAAAATATGGAGGTCCACCTGATG ATTGGCTTGGCGCCCCCCCTGGGCCGGGCTGTGAGGTGTTCATCAGCCAGATCCCGCGGGATGTCTTTGAGGACCAGCTGATTCCGCTGTTCCGTGCGGTGGGCCCTCTCTGGGAGTTCCGCCTCATGATGAACTTCAGCGGACAGAACCGTGGCTTTGCCTACGCCAAGTACGACAGCCCTGCCTCGGCCGCTGCCGCCATCCGCTCGTTGCATGGCCGTGCCCTGGAGTCAGGGGCACGCCTCAGTGTACGGCGCAGCACAGAGAAACGTCAGCTCTGTCTTGGGGAGCTGCCCACCAGCACAAGGAGGGAGCAACTGCTGCAG GTGCTGCTGGACTTCTCTGAGGGGGTAGAGGGCGTGTCCCTGAGAGCAGGGCCTCGGGAACAGGGGCTGTCTGCAGTGGTGGTCTATGCCTCCCACCATGCAGCTTCCATGGCCAAGAAGGTGCTGATTGAAG cctTTAAGAAACGCTTTGGGCTGGCCATCACTTTGAAGTGGCAGTCCTCTTCTAGGCCCAAGCACGAAGAGCCTCCCAGACCCTCCAAAACGCCTCCTTCTCCCAAACCTCCCCACTGCTCCCTCCTCGACAGCCCCCGGCCTCCCCTGCGCCTCGCCCAGCGTCAGCTCCCTGCCTTCTCCCGGGCTGTGAGGGCACCCCCTCCCATGGTGCACGCTGCTCCTGAATCCCTCAGGGAGGTGACCGTGGTGCCTCCTGTGGATGCAGCAGCCCTgctccagggtgtgtgtgaggtgtacgGGCAGGGGAAGCCCCTCTATGACCTGCAGTACCGCCACATGGGGCCTGACGGGTTCCTGTGCTTCAGCTACCGGGTGTATGTGCCGGGGCTGGCCACACCCTTCACTGGGATGGTGCAGACACTGCCCGGTCCCACCCCTGGAGCCATACAGGAAGAGGCTCGCAGAGCTACAGCCCAGCAGGTCCTCAGCGCTCTGTACAGGGCCTGA